CGTAATCGAGTCGAGCACCACCACGACGTCCTCGCCCGTCTCCACGAGCCGCTTGGCGTGCTCGATCACGAGCTCGGAGACGCGCGTGTGGTTGTCGGCGGGCATGTCGAAGGTCGAGGCCACGACCTCGCCCTTGATCGAGCGCTCCATGTCCGTGACCTCCTCGGGGCGCTCGTCCACGAGCAGGCAGAAGAGGTGCACCTCGGGGTTGTTGGCGGCGATGGACTGGCAGATCTTCTTGAGAACAGTCGTCTTGCCGGCCTTGGGGGGGCTGACGATAAGGCCGCGCTGGCCCTTGCCGATCGGCGAGACGAGGTCGATCGCGCGACCCGTGATCGAACTCTTGTCGCACTCCATGGCCAGGCGCTCATTGGGAAAGACGGGCGTGAGGTCGCGAAAACGCGGGCGTACCTTGAGCCCCTCGGGCGGCTGGCCGTTGACGGTCCTCACGCTCTGAAGGGGCGGATACTTGCTGTTGGAGCGACCGGGGCCCACGGTTCCCGCCACGCGGTCGCCGGGACGCAGGCCAAGCGAGCGAATGAGCTGCTGGTAGACGAAGGCGTCACCGTCGCCCTCCATGTAGTTGCCCGTGCGAATCCAGCCGTAGCCCTCGTTCCCGATCTCGAGGATGCCCTCGACGGGGCGAAACCCCTCGGCCTGGGCGGCGGCGGCGTAGACGGCCTCGACGAGCTCGGGCTTGCGCACGCCCACGTACTCGACGCCCAGCTCGGCCGCCTTGGAGCGCAGCTCCGCGACCTTCAGCTTTATGAGCTCGTCGCGCGTGAGAGAGGGCGACAACGAGGAGTCCTGCTGACGTCGGTTGCGATGACGTCCCTGGTTGTTCTGCCCCCCCTGATTGTTTGCCTGGCGACGGCTCTGATAGCCGTTGCCGCTGCCGGAGTGGTCACCCGGGCGACGGTGCTTGCGGCTCATGTGAGAGGAGTCCGCCTGGGGCTGCCTGTTCGCGGGCACAGGAGCGTGAGCGCTCGTCTCGCGACGATGCTCGAAGGAGGGTGCGCCCAGCGTCTGCGCAGGCATCTGCGTTGGCTCTGAGCTGGCCTTGGTTGCCTCCTGGGTGAGCTGCGTCATCTCGTCGGGCGCAGAGGCGGAGGCAGTGGGGGACGAGGCGGGCACCTCGTCGTGGCGATGGGTTCGGCGACGCTTGGGGGCTCCGGTCTTGTGGGACGCGGGCTCGCCCGCGACGGGGCGGGTCGCCTCGGAGGCAGGTTCCGCAGAGGGCTCGGGGACGCTCGGGACCTGCTTCACCGAGTCCTCGCGCGCAGGTGCGGACTCCTCATGCGCGGGCGCGGGCTTCTCAGGGGCGCTCGCCTTCGAGCGGGTGCGACGACGCTTGGGCGGCCAGGGCTCCCCCGCCTTCTCCGCGGCCTCCCGAGCAGCTGCCTCCTGCGCGCGTGCGGCCGCCATCTCCGCCTTGGTCCGTCGATGCCTCCGGGGCTTTGCCGGCTGGTCGTCGGCCGAAGCCGAGGCGGAAACGGGCGTTACGTCGTCCGACATATGGTTACCTCTCTTTTGTGGCACCCACACAGGGCACCCAAGCACCGAAGCGGGTCTGCCGAGCTCAGGTCCGGGGCCTATGCCCTCTGACACAATGTGTTTTGAGCAAGTATGCTCACATAAGATTACGGGCGGCTCCTCTGGCATCTACCAGACGGAACCACTCGTATATTATAGCACTCATGAGATTCTGACAAGACGAAACAATTGCATGTCTTCGAAAGGCCCCTAGTTCGCGCCGCGCAGCCTACGCCTCACGACGAGCTGCTCAATCCTCTGGGCGAACTCCTCGGCATAGGCCGTGCCCTCCGGGGTCAGGCTCACGCTCGTGGTGTGCGCGCTGCCCGCGTCATGGGAGCGCGTGACGAGGCCGTGCTCGACGAGCGAGGACACTGACATGGACACGGTCGGCTGTAGAAGGCCGAGCGCCTCGACGAGCTGCATAATCGTGAGCGTGTCTCCCGAGGAGGCGTAGATGCCAAGGACCACGAGGTCACCGGCCTTGCAGAAGAGCGAGCCCATGGCGTCGACGTACTTGCGGATGCGGTCGGCCGAGGTGCGCGACAGGGCGCGGCCGGCCGGGATCTGCGCGCGCGTGAGGCCCGAGAGATGCGCCACGCGCGCCCTGCCCTCGTCGGAGATCGAGCAGACCACGTTGCGGCGGTCGACGTCGCCCTCGGTCCGCACGATGAAGCCCAGGTTTGCGAGATGGTTGGTCCGATGCGTCATGGTGGGGCGAAGCGCGCCCTGGTACTCGGCGATGGCAGAGGTCTTGACCGGAGCCCCCGCGACGTCAAGGCGGCAGAGAATCGCGAACTCCTCGAAGGTGAGTCGCTCCTTGGAGTCAACCATCTGCCGAACGATGTTATATGCCCTTCTCACGGACATGAATTCCTTGAGATCCACGGTCCCTGGCCTTTCTTAGAGTCAAACAAACTCCAGTACAACAGCTTAGTTAAGATACTTCTTTATAGCCACGCAGTATACAAGACAACGAACCACTCAACCATTGCTAATGCAAAGGAATTTATAAAAGACGTAGATAATTCCCACATATCACCCTTCGGCATCTATGAGAGCTCCCCCGCCTCCTGGCAAGGCGGGGGAGCTCTCACGGGAAAAGCGCCTGAACGCGCCCTACATGGACTGCGGTGCGGACACCCCAATCATCTCGAGCGTGAGCGCGAGCACGCGACGCGTGGCGTCTGCCGCAGCGAGTCGGGCGTGGGACAGCTCCTGGTCGAGCGGCCGCCCCTTGCCAGGGAGCACCTGGCAGACGGCATAGAACGAGTGGAACTCGCCCGCGAGCTCCTCGGCGTAGTGCGTGAGACGGAAGGGAGCCCGATCGCGCGCGCAGCTCTCGACGAGGGCCCCGAACTCGGAGAGCTCGCGAGCGAGCGCGGCCTCGGCAGGCTCGGTGAGCAGGGAGAGGTCGTAGTCGTCTCCCACCGCGCGGCGAGAGACCTCGTCCATGCCCAGCTCGGCCGCCTCCTCGGCGCTGACGCCCGCGCCGCGGCGCAGGATCGAGCAGATGCGCGCGTGCGCATACTGCACGTAGTAGACGGGGTTCGTGTTGTCCTGCCGCTTCACCCGCTCGATGTCGAAGTCGATCATCTGGTTGGACGACTTGGAGACCAGGGTGTAGCGCGTCGCGTCGGTGCCCACCTCGCGAAGGAGCTCGTCGAAGCCCACCATCGTGCCCTTGCGCTTGGACATCCTGACCGGGTGGCCGTCGCGCAGAAGGTTGACGAGCTGGCCGAGAAGGACCTCGAACTGCGTCGGATAGCCGAGCGCCTCGCAGGCAGACGACACGCGCTGGATGTAGCCGTGGTGGTCTGCCCCCCAGATGTCGATCACGTGGTCGACGCGCTGGAACTTGTCCCAGTGATAGGCTACGTCGGAGGCGAAGTAGGTGTAGTCGCCGTTGGTCTTGATGAGCACGCGGTCCTTGTCGTCGCCGAAGTCCGTCGAGCGAAACCACAGGGCACCCGCCTCGTCGCGATAGAGGTGGCCAAGCTCGTCGAGCCTGGCCAGCGCGCGGTCGACGGCGGAGATGCCGCTCGGGCCCTTCTCGTAGAGGCTGCGCTCGGAGAACCACACGTCGAAGTCGCAGCGCGCGTCGTGGCAGGTGTCGCGGATGGACTCGAGCATCCAATGGTAGGCGCGCTCGCGAAACTCCGCCATGCGCTCGTCCTCCGCGACCGCGAGCCAGCGCCGAGCGTCCGACTCCGCGAAGCGCACCGCGAGGTCCACGATGTAGTCGCCGCCATAGGCGTTGTCGCCCAGGTCCTCGTTGAAGGCGTTCGTGAGGGGATGCGTCTGGGGGCGCTCGTCGGCCTCGTCGGCCACGTAGGCCTCGCGATCGGCGAGAAGGGCCGCGCGCGCCTCGTCCAGGGTGCACGCGCGCTCCCCCATGACCTCAAAGAGCTGCAGGTAGCGCTTGGAGATGGAGTGGCCGAAGACGTCCATCTGGCTTCCGTGGTCGTTGATGTAGTACTCGCGCTCGACGTCGTAGCCGGCATGCTCGAGCACGCGGCACAGGGAGTCCCCCAGGGCCGCCCAGCGCCCGTGGCCGACGTGCAGAGGGCCCACGGGATTGGCCGAGACGAACTCCACCTGGACCTTCTGACCCGCACCCACGTTCGAGCGACCGTAGGAGCGGCCCTGGTCGCGGACGGTGCGGAAGACCTCGTTGGCCGAGGCGGCGGCGAGGTAGAAGTTGATGAAGCCGGGCCCTGCCACCACGACGCGCTCGACGCTCGCGTCGTGGTCCAGGCGTCTCACGATCACGGCCGCGATCTGCGCGGGGGACCGGTGCGCGAGCTTGGCAGAGCGCAGGGCGACGGTCGAGGTCCAGTCCCCGTTTCCGGAGTCCGCAGGTCGCTCGAACCCGAGGTCTCCCACCTCGAACTCAGGCAGCTCTCCTGCGGCCTGGGCCGCCGCCAGGGCGGCTCGGACGAGTTCCTCGATCTTGTCGGGCATGTTCTCTCCCATCGTGGGGCGTGAAGGGGCCGGGCGCAAGGGCGCTGCGCCCGCAGGAAGTGTATCAGAGCGCGCGACGGGCGAGCTAGGCCACGGTCGGGCGACCGGAGCGCGCGCCCTCCTCCTCTGCGAGGTTGCGCAGGAGCTCCGCGAGGCCGCGCTCGAGGCCCACGGGATAGACCTGCGGGTTCAAGAAGCGTGTCACCGCGGGATCGAGGCGCATGAGCGCGTCGGCGCAGCGCTGCCGGGCCGCTTCTATCCCCTCGGGGGGTGCGGTGCGTCGGCCGCCCTCGACGATCTTCTCGAGCAGCCCGCTTGGCTCGCCCGCGAGGTCGTAGGTGCGATAGGGGTCGAGGATGTCGACCATCCGATGGGCCACGCCCTCGTGCGCGACGGTGTCGTCCACGATGAGGTCGCCGGTGGGGCGGCCCAGGGCGTCGTGGTAGCGCAGAACGCGCTGAATCCCGGGGAGCGTGCGCTTGTAGGCCTGCTCGGAGAGCTTGATGACGGGCGTCCAGGGGCCGTCCGCGTCGCGCCGGATGGCCGACAGCTTGTACACGCCTCCCAAGGAGGGTTGCGGGTCGCAGGTCGCGAGCTTGGTGCCGACCCCGAACGAGTCGATGGGCGCCCCCTGGGCGAACAGCGACTGGATCGTGTACTCGTCGAGGTCGTTGGAGACGGCGATCTTGATGTAGGGCAGGCCGGCCTCGTCGAAGGCTAAGCGCGCCTCCTTGGACAGGCGCGCGAGGTCACCCGAGTCGATGCGGATGGCCGCGAGGCGCTCGCCGGCTCGCTCCATCTCCCTGGCCACGACGATGGCGTTTTTTATGCCTTGGTGGACGTCGTAGGTGTCCACGAGCAGGGTGCAGTTCTTGGGGCTCGAGGCAGCGAAGGCGCGGAAGCTCTCGAGCTCCGAGCCAAAGGCCATAACCCAGGAGTGCGCGTGCGTGCCAAAGACCGGGATGCCGTAGATCTTGCCGGCGAGCACGTTGGAGGTGGACGAGGCTCCGGCGACGTAGGAGGCGCGCGCCACGGCGAGGCCCCCGTCGGGGCCCTGGGCGCGGCGCAGCCCGAAGTCGGAGACCGGGTGGCCCTCGGCGGCACGCACGACGCGGGCGCACTTGGTGG
This is a stretch of genomic DNA from Thermophilibacter immobilis. It encodes these proteins:
- a CDS encoding MarR family transcriptional regulator, whose product is MSVRRAYNIVRQMVDSKERLTFEEFAILCRLDVAGAPVKTSAIAEYQGALRPTMTHRTNHLANLGFIVRTEGDVDRRNVVCSISDEGRARVAHLSGLTRAQIPAGRALSRTSADRIRKYVDAMGSLFCKAGDLVVLGIYASSGDTLTIMQLVEALGLLQPTVSMSVSSLVEHGLVTRSHDAGSAHTTSVSLTPEGTAYAEEFAQRIEQLVVRRRLRGAN
- the argS gene encoding arginine--tRNA ligase, producing the protein MPDKIEELVRAALAAAQAAGELPEFEVGDLGFERPADSGNGDWTSTVALRSAKLAHRSPAQIAAVIVRRLDHDASVERVVVAGPGFINFYLAAASANEVFRTVRDQGRSYGRSNVGAGQKVQVEFVSANPVGPLHVGHGRWAALGDSLCRVLEHAGYDVEREYYINDHGSQMDVFGHSISKRYLQLFEVMGERACTLDEARAALLADREAYVADEADERPQTHPLTNAFNEDLGDNAYGGDYIVDLAVRFAESDARRWLAVAEDERMAEFRERAYHWMLESIRDTCHDARCDFDVWFSERSLYEKGPSGISAVDRALARLDELGHLYRDEAGALWFRSTDFGDDKDRVLIKTNGDYTYFASDVAYHWDKFQRVDHVIDIWGADHHGYIQRVSSACEALGYPTQFEVLLGQLVNLLRDGHPVRMSKRKGTMVGFDELLREVGTDATRYTLVSKSSNQMIDFDIERVKRQDNTNPVYYVQYAHARICSILRRGAGVSAEEAAELGMDEVSRRAVGDDYDLSLLTEPAEAALARELSEFGALVESCARDRAPFRLTHYAEELAGEFHSFYAVCQVLPGKGRPLDQELSHARLAAADATRRVLALTLEMIGVSAPQSM
- a CDS encoding nicotinate phosphoribosyltransferase; amino-acid sequence: MSLTDRTKPTDVCLNTDLYELTMAQGFWESGLADAQGCFNAFFRENPFEGGYAVCCGVGQVAELVENFVFDDEDISYLSELEAPGGGPMFKPGFLEYLRDHHLDLTIHAVSEGEVVFPREPMVRVEGPVIDCQLVETALLNLVNFQTLVATKCARVVRAAEGHPVSDFGLRRAQGPDGGLAVARASYVAGASSTSNVLAGKIYGIPVFGTHAHSWVMAFGSELESFRAFAASSPKNCTLLVDTYDVHQGIKNAIVVAREMERAGERLAAIRIDSGDLARLSKEARLAFDEAGLPYIKIAVSNDLDEYTIQSLFAQGAPIDSFGVGTKLATCDPQPSLGGVYKLSAIRRDADGPWTPVIKLSEQAYKRTLPGIQRVLRYHDALGRPTGDLIVDDTVAHEGVAHRMVDILDPYRTYDLAGEPSGLLEKIVEGGRRTAPPEGIEAARQRCADALMRLDPAVTRFLNPQVYPVGLERGLAELLRNLAEEEGARSGRPTVA
- the rho gene encoding transcription termination factor Rho, with translation MSDDVTPVSASASADDQPAKPRRHRRTKAEMAAARAQEAAAREAAEKAGEPWPPKRRRTRSKASAPEKPAPAHEESAPAREDSVKQVPSVPEPSAEPASEATRPVAGEPASHKTGAPKRRRTHRHDEVPASSPTASASAPDEMTQLTQEATKASSEPTQMPAQTLGAPSFEHRRETSAHAPVPANRQPQADSSHMSRKHRRPGDHSGSGNGYQSRRQANNQGGQNNQGRHRNRRQQDSSLSPSLTRDELIKLKVAELRSKAAELGVEYVGVRKPELVEAVYAAAAQAEGFRPVEGILEIGNEGYGWIRTGNYMEGDGDAFVYQQLIRSLGLRPGDRVAGTVGPGRSNSKYPPLQSVRTVNGQPPEGLKVRPRFRDLTPVFPNERLAMECDKSSITGRAIDLVSPIGKGQRGLIVSPPKAGKTTVLKKICQSIAANNPEVHLFCLLVDERPEEVTDMERSIKGEVVASTFDMPADNHTRVSELVIEHAKRLVETGEDVVVVLDSITRLARAYNLAQPASGRILSGGVDSAALYPPKRFLGAARNIENGGSLTIIASALVDTGSKMDEVIFEEFKGTGNMELKLDRDLADKRIFPAIDPVSSGTRNEDLLIDAEYQPFVWGIRRVLANMNNTERAANALIKGLRETESNSEFLILSAKKAQKTGYIA